The Algoriphagus sp. TR-M9 genome has a window encoding:
- a CDS encoding LacI family DNA-binding transcriptional regulator translates to MKKNKATIHDIAEKLNITASTVSRALNDNPRISDATKKKVLKIAKQINYQPNHIASALRSGKSRLVGVIVPTANRNFFSSVIRGIEDIANNLNYKIIISQSYDEFEKEVQNVEALLNARVDGVIASIGKTTENVEHFQKILEKGIPLVLFDRISNELEVSQVVIDDHLGAYQTVDHLIKSGCKRIIHFTSNQRINIYKERKRGYEDALVDNGIAVDPKLIFDCNMQLEGGRQVMQGILDQKIKFDAVFSSSDYSIMGAMQVLKEKGFKIPEDIKLAGFGNEPFTSFTEPSITTVDQKSVPMGQITAETFFEILNSDGNNVMGKKTILKPELIIRDSSL, encoded by the coding sequence ATGAAAAAAAACAAAGCAACTATCCATGATATTGCTGAGAAACTTAACATCACTGCATCCACAGTATCCAGGGCACTAAATGATAACCCCAGAATCTCTGATGCAACCAAAAAGAAAGTTCTCAAAATCGCAAAGCAGATCAATTACCAGCCCAATCACATCGCCTCAGCTTTGCGAAGCGGCAAAAGTCGACTGGTAGGGGTGATTGTCCCCACTGCTAACCGTAATTTCTTTTCATCTGTTATTAGAGGAATTGAGGACATTGCCAACAACTTGAACTATAAGATTATCATTTCCCAATCTTATGATGAGTTTGAAAAGGAAGTCCAAAACGTAGAGGCGCTGCTGAATGCCCGAGTGGATGGAGTGATCGCTTCCATTGGCAAAACCACTGAAAACGTGGAGCATTTCCAGAAAATCCTTGAAAAAGGCATCCCCTTGGTGCTTTTTGACCGAATCAGCAATGAGCTGGAAGTCAGTCAGGTGGTAATCGACGATCATTTGGGCGCTTACCAAACGGTAGACCACCTGATAAAAAGTGGCTGCAAACGCATCATTCACTTCACCAGTAACCAGCGGATCAACATCTATAAGGAAAGAAAAAGAGGTTACGAGGACGCTTTGGTCGATAATGGAATCGCTGTGGATCCTAAGCTGATATTCGACTGCAATATGCAGTTGGAGGGAGGCAGACAGGTGATGCAAGGGATTTTAGACCAAAAAATAAAATTCGACGCGGTTTTTTCCTCCTCAGATTACTCCATCATGGGAGCCATGCAAGTACTCAAAGAAAAGGGTTTCAAGATCCCCGAAGACATCAAGCTTGCCGGTTTTGGAAATGAGCCATTCACCTCCTTTACCGAACCGTCCATCACCACCGTAGATCAAAAAAGTGTCCCCATGGGACAAATCACTGCGGAAACCTTTTTCGAAATTCTAAATTCCGATGGCAACAATGTCATGGGTAAGAAAACCATTTTAAAACCAGAACTAATTATCAGGGACTCATCCCTGTAG
- a CDS encoding zinc-dependent peptidase, translated as MEVILTTKSFMGRGGLKIVTSEMKILIGATIVMVTFGWKDLRLPHFSKILIYPDSYYSSISKMYHNGEVNPRYGIIVVSWAAFQAGMDDLQDGRNLGIHEVAHALHLENLIRNNQESDFFNPKVWANFQHLAQMEMQHKDGEALPWLGERASVDLHEFFAVALEHFFEKPHEFFRQAPELYGVLVRLLRQDPRVWIPKSEEH; from the coding sequence TTGGAAGTAATTCTTACCACCAAGTCTTTTATGGGAAGAGGGGGACTGAAAATTGTCACTTCTGAAATGAAAATCCTGATCGGTGCCACCATAGTGATGGTTACTTTCGGATGGAAAGACCTTCGGCTGCCTCATTTTAGCAAGATTCTAATCTATCCGGACAGCTACTACAGCAGTATCAGTAAAATGTATCACAATGGAGAGGTAAATCCCAGGTACGGCATTATAGTGGTTTCCTGGGCTGCATTTCAGGCAGGAATGGATGATTTGCAAGATGGAAGAAACCTTGGTATTCATGAAGTAGCACATGCCTTGCATTTGGAAAACCTGATTAGGAATAATCAAGAAAGTGATTTTTTCAACCCTAAAGTCTGGGCAAACTTCCAACATCTGGCGCAGATGGAAATGCAGCATAAAGATGGTGAAGCTCTCCCATGGTTAGGTGAGAGAGCTTCGGTGGATTTGCATGAATTTTTTGCTGTGGCCTTAGAGCACTTTTTCGAAAAACCCCATGAGTTTTTCCGGCAAGCTCCCGAACTCTATGGTGTATTGGTCAGGCTGCTCCGGCAGGATCCTAGGGTATGGATACCTAAGTCAGAAGAGCATTGA
- the kduI gene encoding 5-dehydro-4-deoxy-D-glucuronate isomerase, with amino-acid sequence MSIAIETRYSSHPEDFKKYQTTEIREKFLLEQIFVPNQITGVYTMEDRLIVGGINPVDRPVTLEPVDQLKAEYFLERRELGIINVGAPASITVDGEDFSLSHKEALYIGKGVREVIFHPSKEGEALIYFNSAPAHAAYPTKKVSQDDAEVVTLGSLENSNHRTIYKLLVNSVVQTCQLQMGMTELKPGSVWNTMPAHTHDRRMEAYFYFDLAEGNTISHYLGQPDETRHIWMKNHQAVLSPVWSIHSGAGTSNYTFIWGMAGENLDYGDMDVVAPTDLK; translated from the coding sequence ATGAGTATTGCTATAGAAACACGGTATTCTTCGCATCCAGAAGATTTCAAAAAATACCAAACAACCGAGATTCGTGAGAAATTTTTGCTAGAGCAAATCTTTGTCCCTAACCAAATTACAGGCGTGTACACTATGGAAGACCGCCTGATTGTAGGCGGTATAAACCCTGTGGACCGGCCTGTCACTCTCGAACCGGTAGATCAGCTAAAAGCAGAGTACTTTCTGGAAAGAAGAGAACTCGGAATCATCAATGTGGGCGCCCCTGCTTCCATCACTGTGGATGGTGAAGATTTTAGCCTTTCGCATAAGGAAGCCTTATATATAGGCAAGGGCGTAAGGGAAGTTATATTTCACCCATCGAAAGAAGGGGAAGCCTTAATTTACTTTAATTCTGCCCCTGCACATGCTGCCTACCCTACCAAGAAAGTGAGCCAGGACGATGCCGAGGTTGTCACCTTGGGCTCCCTAGAAAACTCCAATCATAGAACCATCTACAAGTTATTGGTAAACTCAGTGGTACAAACATGCCAGCTGCAAATGGGCATGACAGAACTGAAACCTGGTTCTGTTTGGAACACCATGCCTGCCCACACACATGACCGTAGAATGGAAGCTTATTTCTATTTTGACTTGGCTGAAGGAAACACTATTTCCCATTATTTAGGGCAGCCGGATGAAACAAGGCATATCTGGATGAAAAACCATCAGGCAGTATTATCGCCAGTTTGGTCTATACACAGTGGTGCCGGCACGTCCAATTATACTTTTATCTGGGGAATGGCAGGAGAAAACCTAGACTACGGCGATATGGACGTAGTGGCCCCTACAGATCTCAAATAA
- a CDS encoding gluconate 5-dehydrogenase has product MKPNFDLKGKVALVTGATHGLGMAMAKALAQQGATLAVNGHTPSKMEQAIASYSAEGIQAHPYLFDVTDAKAVDQAIGKIESEIGNVDILVNNAGMIQRTSALEMDPEDFRKIVDVDLISPFIVSQRVAKTMVKNGSGKIINICSMMSELGRNTVSAYAAAKGGLKMLTRNLATEWAKYNIQVNGIGPGYFATEQTAPIRVDGHPFNDFIVNRTPAGRWGDPDDLGGAVVFLASPASNFINGQIIYVDGGILATIGKPNGEN; this is encoded by the coding sequence ATGAAACCAAATTTCGATTTGAAAGGCAAAGTCGCATTGGTGACCGGAGCCACTCATGGTCTGGGTATGGCCATGGCTAAAGCACTGGCCCAGCAGGGAGCTACTTTAGCAGTGAATGGGCATACTCCTTCCAAGATGGAACAAGCCATTGCAAGTTATAGCGCCGAGGGTATACAGGCGCACCCCTACCTTTTTGACGTGACTGATGCCAAAGCCGTGGACCAGGCTATAGGCAAAATAGAAAGTGAAATTGGAAACGTAGATATTCTGGTAAACAATGCCGGAATGATCCAGCGTACATCAGCTTTAGAGATGGATCCTGAGGATTTCCGCAAAATTGTGGACGTAGACCTGATATCTCCATTTATCGTTTCTCAGCGAGTAGCCAAAACCATGGTAAAAAACGGGAGTGGCAAAATCATCAATATATGCTCCATGATGAGCGAACTTGGGCGAAATACGGTCAGTGCTTATGCCGCTGCTAAAGGTGGATTAAAAATGCTCACCCGAAATCTGGCTACTGAATGGGCCAAATATAACATTCAGGTCAATGGAATAGGACCTGGCTACTTTGCTACCGAGCAGACCGCCCCGATCCGGGTAGATGGACATCCTTTCAATGACTTTATAGTAAACAGAACTCCTGCGGGAAGATGGGGCGATCCGGATGATCTAGGCGGAGCAGTGGTCTTTCTTGCCAGTCCAGCAAGTAACTTCATCAACGGACAAATCATTTATGTAGATGGTGGTATATTGGCCACAATAGGAAAGCCAAACGGCGAAAATTAA
- the uxaC gene encoding glucuronate isomerase: MSTLTAPKTDFISEDFLLQNEFAKNLYHQYAAHQPIIDYHCHLSPKDIAENRQFSNVSDAWLGGDHYKWRAMRTLGIDEKYITGDSLPEQKFQKWGETVPYTLRNPLYHWTHLELKRYFGIDELLSGENAQEVYESCTYQLRKPNFTAQGLLGQMNVKVVCSTDDPADDLKYHAAAKGNLNGLALYPAFRPDKAFAVENPTAYKAYLETLGKAAKLEINSYEDLLSALQARVDFFDEMGCKLSDHGMERLYFFQTDQFNVETLFQRVIRGNELNQTEIEFFKFKTLIHLCKMYHQKNWTQQFHLGALRNTNERMLSQLGPDTGFDSIGDFEQAVPLAGFLNELDKTDQLAKTILYNLNPRDNEVFATMTGNFNDGSTKGKVQFGSGWWFLDQKDGMEKQLNALSNMGMLSCFVGMLTDSRSFLSFPRHEYFRRTLCNLIGKDVASGELPADEKWLGKIVSDICYHNAKEFFQFN; this comes from the coding sequence ATGTCCACTTTAACAGCTCCGAAGACGGATTTCATTTCAGAAGATTTTCTGCTTCAAAATGAATTCGCAAAAAACCTATACCATCAATACGCAGCACATCAGCCTATCATAGATTACCATTGCCACCTTTCTCCTAAAGACATCGCTGAAAACCGGCAATTTTCAAATGTCTCTGACGCTTGGCTAGGAGGTGATCACTATAAATGGAGAGCCATGCGGACTTTAGGAATTGATGAGAAATACATCACTGGAGACTCCCTCCCGGAGCAGAAGTTCCAAAAATGGGGAGAAACCGTGCCTTATACCCTTAGAAATCCACTCTATCACTGGACCCATCTCGAACTCAAGCGGTACTTCGGTATAGATGAACTGTTAAGCGGGGAAAACGCTCAGGAAGTCTACGAAAGCTGCACCTATCAACTCAGAAAACCAAATTTCACCGCGCAGGGGCTTTTGGGACAGATGAATGTCAAAGTGGTTTGCTCCACAGATGATCCTGCAGATGATCTGAAATACCATGCTGCCGCAAAAGGAAACCTAAACGGCTTAGCATTGTATCCGGCGTTTCGCCCGGATAAAGCTTTTGCAGTAGAAAACCCCACTGCATACAAAGCCTATCTGGAAACATTGGGAAAAGCTGCCAAGCTAGAAATTAATAGCTATGAAGATTTGCTGTCCGCCCTTCAAGCCAGAGTAGATTTCTTTGATGAAATGGGCTGCAAACTGTCCGACCATGGCATGGAGAGACTATACTTCTTCCAAACTGACCAGTTTAACGTGGAGACTCTTTTCCAGCGCGTGATCCGTGGCAATGAGCTCAATCAGACAGAAATAGAGTTTTTCAAATTCAAAACACTGATCCATCTCTGCAAGATGTATCATCAGAAAAACTGGACGCAGCAGTTTCATCTGGGTGCACTTCGCAACACCAATGAGCGAATGCTTTCCCAGCTTGGACCGGACACGGGTTTCGATTCGATCGGGGATTTTGAACAGGCAGTACCACTCGCAGGATTTTTAAACGAACTGGACAAAACCGATCAGCTCGCCAAAACCATTCTCTACAACCTCAATCCCAGAGACAATGAGGTTTTTGCCACCATGACAGGAAACTTCAATGATGGATCTACCAAAGGAAAAGTGCAATTTGGCTCTGGCTGGTGGTTTTTGGATCAAAAAGACGGCATGGAAAAACAGCTCAATGCGCTTTCTAATATGGGAATGCTCAGTTGCTTCGTAGGAATGCTCACAGATTCCAGAAGCTTTCTCTCTTTTCCCAGGCATGAATATTTCAGAAGAACACTTTGTAACCTGATCGGCAAAGATGTGGCAAGCGGAGAGCTTCCGGCCGATGAAAAATGGCTTGGCAAAATAGTCTCAGATATCTGCTACCACAATGCAAAGGAGTTTTTTCAGTTCAACTAA
- a CDS encoding tagaturonate reductase, with translation MKSLTKDSLNLKSRPTKVLQFGEGNFLRGFVDWMIDLANEKGVFDGNVQMVQPLGNGLIDLIKKQDSLYHVLLQGLQEGKQVEESRLITCIEDILNPADSYEEYLRLGENPDMRFVISNTTEAGIQFDANDTGYSNLPLTFPGKLCALLYRRFQFFEGAADKGLIFIPCELIDKNGENLKDCIDKYATLWKLPMAFSDWLESHSIFCNTLVDRIVPGFPKDKINEIQKELDYEDNLVVMAEPFHLWVIEAPDEVQQEFPLDQIGLEVKFVKDQTPFRTRKVRILNGGHTSMVPFAYLKGLRTVRESVEDPLVGTFLREAIFDEIIPTLDMPKEELEKFANDVLERFANPFIVHELKSIALNSISKFKVRVLPSLLGYYDVNQVWPERLTTSLAALLVFYRGEYKGETLPLNDSAEVLQACKKAWEEPNPEKTVQQLLSNKEFWGQDLSVLPGLTEKVTQEVNALLT, from the coding sequence ATGAAATCTCTTACTAAAGACTCATTAAACCTAAAATCCCGTCCCACAAAAGTATTGCAATTTGGAGAAGGCAACTTCCTTCGGGGCTTTGTAGACTGGATGATCGATCTGGCCAATGAAAAGGGTGTTTTTGATGGAAATGTTCAAATGGTCCAACCTCTAGGCAACGGGCTCATTGATCTGATCAAAAAACAGGACTCCCTCTATCACGTGCTTTTACAGGGGCTTCAGGAAGGGAAACAAGTAGAGGAAAGTAGGCTTATCACCTGCATAGAAGACATACTCAATCCCGCGGATTCCTATGAAGAGTATCTGAGGCTCGGTGAAAATCCAGATATGAGATTTGTGATTTCAAACACTACTGAGGCTGGAATCCAGTTTGACGCCAATGACACAGGCTACAGCAACCTCCCCCTTACTTTCCCAGGAAAGTTGTGCGCATTACTCTACAGACGATTTCAGTTTTTTGAGGGTGCTGCTGATAAAGGTTTGATTTTTATTCCCTGCGAACTAATCGACAAAAACGGGGAAAACCTCAAAGACTGCATAGATAAATACGCTACACTCTGGAAGCTTCCTATGGCATTTTCCGATTGGCTAGAGAGCCATTCCATATTCTGTAACACACTAGTGGACAGAATAGTACCTGGATTTCCAAAAGATAAAATCAACGAGATACAGAAGGAATTGGACTACGAAGACAATTTGGTAGTGATGGCAGAGCCTTTTCACCTTTGGGTAATCGAGGCACCGGATGAGGTGCAGCAGGAATTCCCCCTAGATCAAATTGGACTGGAGGTGAAATTTGTCAAAGACCAGACGCCATTCCGGACCAGAAAGGTGAGAATCCTCAACGGTGGACACACATCCATGGTACCATTTGCCTACCTAAAAGGCCTGAGAACGGTACGGGAATCAGTAGAAGATCCCTTAGTTGGGACTTTCTTGAGGGAGGCCATCTTCGATGAAATCATTCCTACCCTGGACATGCCTAAGGAAGAACTGGAGAAATTTGCAAATGACGTCTTAGAGCGATTCGCCAATCCATTTATAGTACATGAGTTAAAATCTATTGCCCTGAATAGTATCTCAAAATTCAAGGTGAGGGTTTTGCCTTCTTTGCTCGGATATTATGATGTCAATCAAGTTTGGCCTGAAAGGTTAACGACTTCCCTAGCTGCACTTCTGGTCTTTTATAGAGGGGAATACAAAGGAGAAACCCTTCCGCTCAACGATTCAGCAGAGGTACTGCAAGCTTGTAAAAAAGCCTGGGAAGAGCCGAATCCCGAAAAAACAGTACAGCAACTATTGAGCAATAAAGAATTCTGGGGACAGGATCTTTCTGTATTGCCGGGGCTTACTGAAAAAGTAACTCAGGAAGTCAATGCTCTTCTGACTTAG